One genomic window of Tachypleus tridentatus isolate NWPU-2018 chromosome 12, ASM421037v1, whole genome shotgun sequence includes the following:
- the LOC143235007 gene encoding uncharacterized protein LOC143235007: MNVNNESILFPNQELSQRVTITTTCNNQVKENGGNFCDNIFSHPQVVNISSSHNSSEVHVQLPKEMLDLSVSPRNHVVNIQNEINVSNDCSDIMNYGMTSRPASVDIQQGLHPHSIPVKHINEENLSTSQSSSHIHVATCNDRVSHDIENIPDKTSQFILQERGSPQPLPSLREMLNFSPNMDDEMHRQFLRQAAKVVEQITRVSGSWPGQNMIETYKSLAPSAYWKHILSTSHSEKPQTTETCSPCSNDIKQDFTSINLITKIKSLEESQSEGQLESHGDEIPGQSDQSQQNSPFAINMSSNHGLKLQKLSQNTCSLASQTTSTSLTPNLPVSKPSQPTTVMVHSGIKPELYTEERHLLVQSGLKADNNKKIITQGVPCHRCCKTFSDNRSLQRHMLVHRGFRPYRCTYCPKAFMLNGDLKRHLRIHNGERPFACEVCGRRFTLKGNLMQHFRTHTPEKQFTCTICRKNYAQKDSLHRHIRAHFGEKPYECSTCGKRFSLKGDLSRHILIHSGLKPHACVVCGRKFALKGNLTQHLRTHNREKPSGKIASKGSVVGKHNVASFEAFQNLANVYGIAYGGVQQQTTYSTVSSVSTQLEIPGHSKQAHALSSTKVSTERDENDTLAVNLSTSLSTSHAQTSSSESHFNLAQSSPERGFSFCSECSKTFSTVAKLREHVKMTHEQSKPLGLNMQVCNYCGKEFSLKAELVRHMNSHCVEKPYGCQFCSKTFTLKGNLHQHLTTHRLGKSFFCSMCDKPFGNQRNLKLHMKRHETARANFACTNCGRAFLAKSDHFFHHCKVEERCEAKINYAVSQAGFPTAKNIISSNAENDQLSGLSAFSSTSPLSLSSPVSTYGNTLKSNSQTPETAKSEAMENSQCMISTCSALQSENVTIPTNTPANGLQSFMGPIYRHLYFNSSYQGNQEKDSLSIVVQPSIQDNFNTDIENDQSRLSSATSSV; this comes from the coding sequence ATGAATGTGAATAATGAAAGCATTTTGTTTCCAAATCAAGAATTGAGCCAAAGGGTAACAATAACGACTACCTGTAATAATCAAGTAAAAGAAAATGGAGGAAAtttctgtgataatattttttctcatcCACAAGTAGTTAACATATCTTCATCCCATAACTCTTCTGAAGTGCATGTACAACTGCCAAAAGAAATGTTGGACTTGAGTGTTTCTCCTCGTAATCATGTTGTAAACattcaaaatgaaattaatgtaTCAAATGATTGTAGTGATATCATGAATTATGGAATGACATCCAGACCAGCaagtgtggatattcaacaaggacttcatccacattcaataccagtaaaacatataaatgaagaaaatttATCAACATCACAGTCATCTTCACATATACATGTAGCAACGTGTAATGACAGAGTTTCTCATGACATAGAGAACATTCCAGACAAGACATCACAGTTTATTCTTCAAGAAAGAGGATCACCTCAGCCTTTACCATCTCTCCGCGAGATGTTGAATTTTTCTCCTAATATGGATGATGAAATGCACAGGCAATTTTTAAGACAAGCAGCCAAAGTTGTGGAACAAATAACACGAGTTTCAGGTTCTTGGCCTGGCCAAAATATGATAGAAACATATAAAAGTTTGGCTCCTTCAGCTTACTGGAAACACATTTTGAGTACATCACATTCTGAGAAACCTCAAACTACAGAAACTTGTTCACCATGTAGTAATGATATCAAACAAGATTTTACTTCCATTAATCTTATAACAAAGATTAAAAGCCTTGAAGAATCTCAGTCAGAAGGTCAGTTAGAGTCTCATGGTGATGAAATTCCTGGACAGTCAGATCAATCACAACAAAATTCACCATTTGCAATAAATATGTCAAGTAATCATGGACTAAAATTACAGAAGTTATCTCAGAATACTTGTTCACTTGCATCACAAACTACAAGCACCTCCCTTACACCTAATTTACCTGTTTCCAAACCTTCACAGCCCACTACTGTTATGGTGCATAGTGGAATTAAACCAGAATTATATACTGAAGAACGACATCTGCTTGTGCAGTCTGGTTTGAaagcagataataataaaaaaataataacccAGGGAGTTCCTTGTCACAGATGCTGCAAGACCTTTTCAGATAACCGTAGTTTACAACGGCACATGCTTGTACATCGCGGATTCCGGCCATATCGTTGCACTTATTGTCCAAAAGCCTTTATGCTAAATGGTGATCTGAAACGTCATCTTAGAATTCACAATGGTGAGAGACCCTTTGCTTGTGAAGTTTGTGGACGACGATTCACTTTAAAAGGAAATTTAATGCAACATTTCCGAACTCACACACCAGAAAAACAGTTTACTTGCACAATTTGCCGCAAAAACTATGCACAAAAAGATAGCCTTCATCGTCATATTCGAGCACACTTTGGTGAAAAACCATATGAATGTTCAACTTGTGGGAAAAGATTTAGCCTAAAGGGAGATTTGAGCAGACATATTTTAATTCATAGTGGACTGAAACCTCATGCATGTGTAGTTTGTGGAAGGAAATTTGCTCTTAAAGGAAATCTGACCCAACATTTAAGGACCCACAACAGAGAAAAGCCTTCAGGCAAAATTGCCAGTAAAGGATCTGTTGTTGGGAAACATAATGTAGCATCCTTTGAGGCATTTCAGAATTTAGCTAATGTTTATGGTATAGCTTATGGTGGAGTGCAACAGCAAACCACTTACTCTACTGTATCATCTGTTTCTACTCAGTTAGAGATACCAGGTCACTCTAAGCAAGCACATGCACTTTCTTCTACAAAAGTTTCGACTGAAAGAGATGAAAATGATACTTTAGCAGTTAATTTATCTACTTCTCTTTCTACATCTCATGCTCAGACATCTTCAAGTGAGTCACATTTTAATCTAGCTCAGTCATCACCAGAAAGgggtttttcattttgttcagaATGTTCAAAAACCTTTTCTACAGTAGCTAAATTACGTGAGCATGTGAAAATGACACATGAGCAGTCAAAACCTCTTGGACTTAATATGCAGGTGTGTAATTACTGTGGAAAAGAATTTTCACTGAAAGCTGAGTTAGTTCGTCACATGAATTCTCATTGTGTTGAAAAACCTTATGGGTGTCAGTTCTGCtcaaaaacatttacattgaaGGGAAATTTGCATCAACATCTCACCACTCACCGATTAGGTAAATCTTTCTTCTGTTCAATGTGTGATAAACCTTTTGGAAATCAGAGAAACCTGAAACTACACATGAAGCGTCATGAAACTGCTCGGGCTAATTTTGCTTGTACAAACTGTGGCCGAGCTTTTTTAGCAAAGTCGGATCATTTTTTTCATCACTGTAAAGTTGAAGAGAGATGTGAAGCAAAAATTAACTATGCTGTTTCACAAGCTGGTTTCCCTACAGCTAAGAACATAATATCATCTAATGCAGAGAATGATCAACTGTCAGGTTTATCTGCATTTTCTTCAACTTCCCCTCTTTCACTGTCCTCTCCAGTATCAACTTATGGAAATACTTTaaagagtaacagtcaaactCCTGAAACAGCCAAGTCTGAAGCAATGGAAAATTCTCAGTGCATGATATCTACATGTTCAGCCTTACAATCAGAAAATGTCACCATACCAACAAATACACCTGCAAATGGATTACAGTCATTCATGGGACCCATTTATCGGCACCTATATTTTAACAGTAGTTATCAAGGCAACCAGGAGAAAGATAGTTTGTCCATTGTGGTCCAGCCTTCAATTCAAGATAACTTTAATACTGATATAGAAAACGATCAGTCAAGATTATCATCAGCAACATCAAGTGTCTAA